The nucleotide sequence agctcggtcagagaagcctcagggcagcagtatggatggtataccagcagcaatgcttactgtctccttggcctgacaccaggtgcaggccctcacagccagctccaagacagagtagtttcctggtgacagaaatggaagttctgtagaccacagcaactcctccctgccatccctgcagcctgtgctagtgttTCACCGATTATCCAGGTGAACAAAGCTGGGTCAAatcaattcctcccagctcacccacccagatctcagtaatgcacatcaaattggcaccttcatccacaatcaaatcatggatgagtgtggtcttactgtgtactgatctggcattaaacaacacacacaggcagggccggttctaaagggcggccaggtggggcactggcccgacggcccctggagctacagagggctcctcagccgcccctctgatccccttccacgatccacacccccccacacctacctgtctgctgtcttttaccattgcccttaacaaagatggtggccgcagtttccctaaggtactgaagcccctgccaccatcttagttgatggcagagatgcacacgcgtagcacgcatgcgtgccatcaacaaagagggcggcggaggcgtcatccccttagggaaaccgcagccgccatcttcgttaagggcaatggtaaaagacagcagacaggtaggtggggggctgtgtgcgtgcatgtgtgtgcgcgcacacacacacacacacacacaccgggggccagggcaagctgatggccaagggccccaccattcctggagccagccctgcacacaggccagtgagcacagcagatgagcaacaaggaaccagTCTATGAggggagtgggagcgaggaacaaggtgtagatagccttgcccttgtcttctatggtagttcaccacctctccatggctatacctccctcttcccaacaaaacctacctgaaccagttatcccagtaggcctctgagagaattggggtcagacccactcaatatttttcacaccgggcacatctactccctccTGTCTGACTCTGGTGACTTTCTCTTATTGTTCAgatcactgcacaggctctcaccctgtgcaggaactacacatgtgccatatgaCCTGTCcattaccaatctcctctagattaattaaaaaaaatggaagggggtagtgccttgccctcgggactccccaaggggctagCCCCTTTGGTATCACCCCTTCGGTGGAGACCCGCTGGTGTCAGACCCGCCACTCatgggcagctgggcttttatgccccctgacccagccaggagctgatgcaagaggctgtaagatttactgcagcctctctctggagtcagggtcaggcagggggtcccagtccttgcagcacttactaggGACTGCAGCTatcttgagagacagcaacccagaggagcaagcaagcacccagatgctcagatactcactcccagggcaggtgttCTCTAGTCCCTCAGTGTTGCAGCTGTTCCCCatagttatcccacactttccagtgcattttcccatcactgttTTTAACAGTACACTTTTTTttggaaagtgggtttgttgtgcaagcatGCCAAAGCCACATTATGCGTGAATCTGAATTTGCTGATATGCAACTGAATCCCATTCACAAAACAGCAACCACCTGGAAGCATCCTTAGACTGTTTTGTTGTAGATTTTAATTCTATATTATTTTTAAGCTGTTCTGAAATGTTTAATTGTCATTGTAAAGTGCTTCGGTAGGCATATTGCTTGAAAAAGGATATATAAACCAAACAAATACATTCTCTTTCTAACTCTTATTTTGTGTGAAAGTTAATTAGTTGAGGTTTAGTTTTTAAGCATTTAAAAGCGCAATGTTTCTGCATGCAAGTCATTGGAACATGAGGAAGCTTCTGCATACAGCTCAGTGCAGGATTTGGACTGGGAGTGGCTCTGAGGGATAACTGAGCTGAATTGACCTTTGCTGCAACCTGAGGCAAGTTCTGCATGTTGGAAATTCATCCTAGTCTCAGCCCCACTTCCGACCTGCAATATTAGCATGGGGTACATTGCAAGTCAATTGTAAGCCACTTTCAGCCACCCTCTCCAACCTACAATATGGGTATATTATTTATTGTCATAttaggtgtttgtttgttttttaaacaccACACCTTCTTTTGTACTCCCTATCTCTGGTGTGACTGACTGCTACATTTGCTTTCTTCACAGGGTTGGGACCCATTGTTCTAGATTATGTTGTTTGTGATGGGACAGAGGTGCACATTGTCACTCTCAAGGCTGGTTGACTGGCAACTGCGGACATGGGGAGGATGCAGGTGTAGTGTGCGGTGACAATGAGTCTTCAGTGTGATGTGGTTTGCTGTGCCACCAAGGGTCACAGGTGGGAATGCTGGCAGCAGGAGGATAAAATCTGCCCAGTTTCAAATAGGGGGCTGCCCAGGTCGAACTTCCACTCTGTTGTCATACCTGTCTCAAACCTAGCCTAGCTGGTTTTGCTATTTCAGCTTGACATTTATAATTCAATTTCTTAGATGATTGTGGGTGACAGCCAACTGTCTATCCACCAGTGGAATGGACTGccccttgtgcaatgggacttccctttcctctcccccaccctgcaGCTCCCTCAAACCTCCAGATCGCTCCAGAGGGCTCAGGGACCTTTCAGAGCAGAATTTGGGGGGACATGGGGGTCTgaaaaggaaggggaagtcccattgtgcttgCAAAATGTTGGATAACACCATTTAGCCTTCGACCTGGACTAATTccatacatttttatatatggaaATAAAGTCATTTTGCTGCTATTGTTCCATTAAGTGTTCTCTCACACACTTTGTAGTGGGGCTGTGTTTTAGAGCAAATTATACTACAAATTCATGGTCAGCAAGGTTTTCTGTTTTCCTTGCGACTAATTTTTGTTCCCATCGTTCCAGAAATTAAGTTTAATCCTGGGGTGTTTTTCCCTGGATCATTCTGGAGGTTTTCCTGAGGACTTTGGCAAATTGTATGACAGCCAGCAGAACTGTGACCTCAACATCACTGTGCTGAAAGCAGATAACAACACTGAACTCTTGAGTCTGTGTGCATATAGACTGATTCATTGTACAAACAGTGAGGCCAGCTTTCTGCTCCAGGAGAGTAATGACTCTTGCAAACTGCAGGTAGATGAGGAGTGCCTACCCAATGTGAACAGCTTTCTCAGGTGAGAATAGTGAGGGCTCAACACAGCAAGTCCAACCTACTCTCATAACTTTTGCATTCTGTTCATCAATATGAGATGATCCCCACACTATTCAAGCCATACAGTATACTGTTCTGTACCTAATATTAGCTCCTTCACTGTGCTAATCTAAAGCAAAGCACTCACTCAGACAACAGAAGCACCCCAAAAGGCTTGGCAGATACCTGACTAGCCTCCCATCTTCTGTAAAATGTGGCCAGTGAGAAGGACAGAGAACTACTGTCCTGAGGGATAGCCTGCCTGCTTTATGTGATGTTTATGTTTCATGGGCAGACAGAAACTTTTTATACAGCTTCCCTGTACCATTGGTTTCTTAGGGGCAGGGGAAACCAGGAAAGACATTCAGGAAGAGTAAAAACCAAAGCTGGatgcattcattttttaaattggtaGTTAATCGAGTTAAAGCTTTTGTTGATTAAATTTTTCAGGACAAATTTTAATTGATTGAAGCAAACGTTAAGCAGTGGGGTTTCTGCTTACCAGGATGTCTTCTCACATACATACCCAGTAGGCAGGGGTCTCCAATGCCCTTATAATTATCTTTGCAGCACACAAATGTGAAGTGGGTGGTTTCCAGCAAAAAAATAACAAGCAGGGCAAGCGTTAAGCACCCAACCCCTCACCCACGCCACCTCATGAGGTTCCTTTTCATTATAAAACCCAAAAAGGGGCTTTCTGGCATTTGCATGCAATATGTGGCTTGCTCTTAAGACTGAATCTAGTTCAGTTAAATTACAGGCTTAACTGTAATATTTTATCTAGTACACCACACTGGTCTTgcttgtttcccccccctccctttctcctcatgTGGAGAAGGTAATGGAAACTGAGCATTTTAAGAAAACctcaggggttttttttaattggttgtgTTTGGGGCACCACTAAGCATTCTTTTCCAAGATCTAAGCCGTTCTCTTTTAAAACCCCTCAGGATAAAAATAAGTCATGGGCAGCTGAATAGCAATTATCTCACTTCTtgtttccttccctctactcAGGTACTTCTACTCAGGGCAGACTAAGTGACAGGGAGCTCAGTAAAGTGCTTCCACAAGCTGGCTTCAGCCTACGGAGTCCCAGGTCTGCAAGCATGCTGCAGCCAGGTTTTTCCCCTACCTCCTTCCATTGGACCCTACCTTttattggaagtgtggcaagaggaaCTCTTATTTGGTTTTCTCTGCACACCTAAGGAGAGATAGAGGTaggatcctccagctggctaggctgcctgtCCTTACCTATGTTCCTCTGTCTTCCATTATAAGCTGATACTCTCATGGAGCTGACCTTACTTCCGTTTTCTCCTTCTCAGACCAGCCGAGGGACagcagacatctttgtctttgtctctCTCTTCTAGCATGGGGGAAACAACCAAGCCTGGTCATTGCACCTTCTACTTAGCTAGCTAGCTAGGAGTAAGCTTTTCCTgtcaagtatgtatttctattaataaagaaGTCTCTGCTTGTTTTACCAAGTCTACAGTGACTCAAGGCAAGGTAAAAGCTTGTGTTCTCTCAGGTAAACCACACTCACTCTGCACAGGTACATTCAGCTAAACTCGGCTAATTTACCAATACTCTTTTAACACCTTTCATGGTTAATTGAAGCTATATGATTACAGCCTAACCAGTGGAGATGCCTAGCTGCAGGATCTCATAATGCAGTACCTAGACTGGAACTATGAGGCTTGACTCACACTGAAGCCTGGCTGGCCCTTGTGCCAGAGATGATGGAGACTCTGCTGTCCCTTACAGATGTGGCGATTGAGAATGAATGGTCACTGCTGAAAGCTGTGGACCAGTGAGCCCAAACCAATGAAATAAAGAAAGGCCTTGTAGAAAAGGTCAGTTTCCCCATGCTCTTTCCAAAGTAGCTGTTTGAGCAACACTGCAATCTGACCTTTTATGAGAATTAGGAGAAAATCTTCCAGAGGAAGATTATGGAGGCCCTTGGTTCCACATGGTGCCAGGCACCATTCCTAGAACAGTACAAGCTCCATGACCTCACAAGTGATTTATACATCCCTGGTTTTTACACTGGGTCCACTTGGAGCATGTACCTAACTATGATTGCTTGTTGCAGCAATATATTCCCTACCGCTTCAATGGATCAACTCTCCCAGCCATTTGAAACAACCAAACACAATAGCTTCCTTCTCAAGACCTAGATGATATCCAGGTCCTTCACCTACCATGCTTTTGCACAAAACAGCTAAAATGCTAGCTGCTCTTCCTTAGGCAGTACCCCTATTTTCCATCTTACATTGACTGGTTCTCTTGACAACTCTATCCAGTATGAGAACAAAGCACACTTCCTCTGCCAATGTTTCTATATCACAAGTGTTGTCAATTTTCAGAAAGGTGTGTCTGTGGTCCCTAATGTCACCAGTGTTGCCTCCTTTCCTTGTTCAACTTGCTACTTGGATTTTCTTGCTGTTGCACATCCTGGTTACAAGCTGAATGCATAAATGGCTAGGACCCTCTTTCTTACAGAGGTAGACTCTGTATCAAGTCAAAACCTGCCCTTGAGGCATGTCAGATAGTACCACTGCTTTCACTGTTGTCCTCTAGCTGCGATTCCTACTGTAAATCCAGCATTGTATCTTAATAGTTCAGCCCCAGCATCTGTATCATGCTGACCTGATTCTAACAGATTGGGTAATTTTTTTCACCCTCAAGTTTTATAGATGCATCTGTGATGAATCGTGAATCCTAGTGGAAGAGTCTTGACTTGGAGTCCTTCTGCTGTCGGATGTGTATTCCCTGCACTTTTATATTTCCCTAGCTTGAGATTCTCTcttaataaaaagttaaaaacaaattgtCAGCTTTTGATTTAAAGTATTTTGGTGATAAAAAAAAACGTCATGCCTTTCCTCTAAAAAGAAAAATGCCTTTAAGCATTCAGAGTGTCTTTCCCTTATGAAGGGTATTAGCTGCTATTCTGAAAATTGACCTAACAGGGCAGTTCTTCTGAATGTGTGCAATGTATTTTTCCTTTGTGAAGGGAACCAGTTTCTTTTTCTAATCCTACAGAGCTAAAGAATCCCTGCACCCTCCCAGTGAGTACCTGTGGTAAGCCCGTGTAGTTCAGCAAAGCTAGTAGTCATGTATCTCAATCCTGTCTGTGTTTACTTTGAAGTCCCACTAAGGCTTACCCCAGTTAAGCATTCACAGGAGCAGAATATTAAAATAATAGAAAGGTTTATTCAAAGAACACCAAACAGAACATAAATTCAGGCATACAAAACAGCA is from Rhineura floridana isolate rRhiFlo1 chromosome 3, rRhiFlo1.hap2, whole genome shotgun sequence and encodes:
- the LGALS3BP gene encoding LOW QUALITY PROTEIN: galectin-3-binding protein (The sequence of the model RefSeq protein was modified relative to this genomic sequence to represent the inferred CDS: inserted 3 bases in 3 codons; deleted 1 base in 1 codon; substituted 5 bases at 5 genomic stop codons), producing MILWLDAPYWHIVKLIQGNSHSEGRVEMYYDGRWGTVCHDNXNIVDAHVICHSLGFINGAEAKTKAAYGEGLGPIVLDYVVCDGTEVHXCHSQGWLTGNCGHGEDAGVVCGDNDLILGCFSLDHSGGFPEDFGKLYDSQQNCDLNITVLKADNNTELLSLCAYRLIHCTNSEASFLLQESNDSCKLQVDEECLPNVNSFLRYFYSGQTXVTGSSVKCFHKLASAYGVPGLQACCSQVFPLPPSIGPYLLLELYDYSLTSGDAXLQDLIMQYLDWNYEXLTHTEAWLALVPEMMETLLSLTDVAIENEWSLLKAVDQXAQTNEIKKGLVEKVSFPMLFPKXLFEQHCNLTFYENXEKIFQRKIMEALGSTWCQAPFLEQYKLHDLTSDLYIPGFYTGSTWSMYLTMIACSTPIFHLTLTGSLDNSIQYENKAHFLCQCFYITSVVNFQKGVSVVPNVTSVASFPCSTCYLDFLAVAHPGYKLNA